The nucleotide sequence GCGGCGGCCATCCTGAAGGGCCGCAAGCTGGCGCGCGGCGTGCGCATGATCGTCACGCCGGCCTCGCGCAAGATCTATCTGGAGGCGGCGCGCGAAGGCCTGATCGAGATCCTGACCGCGGCCGGCGCCTCGTTCGAGGCGGCGGGCTGCGGCACCTGCGTGGGCATCACCAACCACCTGATTCCGGGCGACAAGGAAGTGGCCATCTCCAGCGCCAACCGCAATTTCCGCGGCCGGCTGGGCAATCACGAGGCGGAGATCTGGCTGGGCTCGGCCGCCACCGTGGCGGCATCCGCGCTGACCGGCTATATCACCGACCCGCGCACGGTCGATGGCGGCGAATGGAGGCCCTCCCATGCTCGATAACACCCAGGACACCATCACCGGCGCCGTCTACAAGCTGGGCGATGACGTCAATACCGATACCCAATGCTCGGGCAAGTATCTGCCCGGCAAGGACGAAGCCTACATCGCGGCGCAGGCCTTCGAGGGCGTGGCGCCCGGCTTCGCGGGGCGCTTCCGCGCCGGCGGCATCATCGCCGCGGGAACCCACTTCGGCATCAATTCCTCGCGCGAACAGGCGGTGCACATCCTGCATCGCCTGGGCGTGGCGGCCATCATCGCGCCGTCGTTCGGCAGGCAGTTCTTCCGCAATGCCATCAACAACGGCCTGCTGCTGGTGGAAATCGACACCAGCGCCCTGCAGGAGGGCGACACGGTCACCATAGACCTGTCGCGCAGCGAACTCGTGGCGCCGGCCCGCGGCCTGAAGCAGCCGCTGCGTCCGCTGCCGCCGCAGATCCGCGCCATCCTGCGCGAGGGTGGGCTGATCCCCTTCCTGCGCAAGCACCCCGATTGGAGCATCACGCAATGAGCGCGACGCCTGTGGCCTGCACGGCCAGCCCCCGGGACAAGGCCGCCCGCCTGCGCCTGGTCCTGCGAGAACGCCTGGCGCGCGCGGGACGCGGCGAGCCCACCCTGGTCGCGCCCGGCGTCTACGATGCCTACGGCGCGCGGATGGTCCAGCATGCCGGCTTCGAGGCCGTCTATATGACCGGCAACGGCGTGTCCGCCAGCCTGCTGGGCAAGCCGGATGTCGGCCTGGTCGACCTGACCATGATCACCAGCCATGCGCGCAGGGTGGCCGCCTGCATCGACCTGCCCCTGATCTGCGACGCCGATACCGGCTATGGCGCGGCGGCGGCCATCCGCCGCACGGTAGAGGAATTCGAAGCGGCAGGCGTGGCGGCCATCCACATCGAAGACCAGCAGTCGCCCAAGCGCTGCGCGCAGTTTCCGGGCGCGCGCGCGGTGCTGCCCTTCGATGTCGCGGTCACCCGCATCGCCGCCGCCTGCGCGGCGCGGGCGGCCGACGGCCTGCTGGTCATCGGCCGTACCGATTGCGCGGCCTCCATGGGCGTGGACGAAGCGATCCGCCGCGCCCAGGCCTTCGCGGAGGCGGGCGCCGACGCGGTGTTCGTGG is from Bordetella bronchialis and encodes:
- a CDS encoding isocitrate lyase/PEP mutase family protein gives rise to the protein MSATPVACTASPRDKAARLRLVLRERLARAGRGEPTLVAPGVYDAYGARMVQHAGFEAVYMTGNGVSASLLGKPDVGLVDLTMITSHARRVAACIDLPLICDADTGYGAAAAIRRTVEEFEAAGVAAIHIEDQQSPKRCAQFPGARAVLPFDVAVTRIAAACAARAADGLLVIGRTDCAASMGVDEAIRRAQAFAEAGADAVFVELKAHERVLDDIRAATRRIRVPCMINLDSGGPLAALRGPDLAELGIALAIYPGLLRNALGYTMREALGHLRQDGNTMAMRDRMLSGAEYSGYLGLAEVEDWEGRFPA